Proteins encoded by one window of Octopus bimaculoides isolate UCB-OBI-ISO-001 chromosome 4, ASM119413v2, whole genome shotgun sequence:
- the LOC106875375 gene encoding uncharacterized protein LOC106875375 — protein MGQAGHKQKQNSAENGRYSKNKKVRDSYESSSSVRYNGNEPCLPSFSMKNAEKACNLSFQELEMMDNRNLAMEHNTAQNKYDMDQICVDRMPNMYPVEPGENHSYGGPVGQEIWYTEVDFNPHYTNRSSYNNQGFEMEPGDPIGTSNNVRVQFNIPNMPEVQSNPNESTENMDVHYQNNNTVEGDMSEDNGIILPYNTLYSQVEIHPKPSDFECNSSGEQCYYQCVNTEDEISSDEKNKTVSFVESAYTDTAKTTEPLFDIQRNLMESVVGNRVDISAIDVIETRHSPSCSYDEDGQSIEEIDTNTDVKDETAGTSSSSSVVHRMVARTVKKISLLSDLIRQWKCNAKEKDCFDELQVSTNCYRLPGKMLLLLLFLLLLLIIDKH, from the coding sequence ATGGGGCAGGCTGGCCATAAGCAGAAGCAGAATTCAGCTGAGAATGGCAGATATTCAAAGAATAAGAAAGTTCGTGATTCGTACGAATCTTCATCATCTGTAAGATACAATGGGAATGAGCCGTGTTTACCAAGTTTTTCTATGAAAAATGCAGAGAAAGCATGCAATTTGTCGTTCCAAGAGTTAGAAATGATGGACAATAGGAATTTGGCCATGGAGCACAACACAGCTCAGAATAAGTATGACATGGATCAGATTTGTGTAGACAGGATGCCGAACATGTATCCAGTTGAGCCAGGAGAAAACCACTCATACGGTGGTCCTGTTGGACAAGAAATATGGTATACTGAGGTAGATTTTAATCCTCATTACACTAACAGATCTTCATATAATAATCAAGGTTTCGAAATGGAGCCTGGTGACCCAATAGGAACATCAAATAATGTCAGAGTACAATTTAACATTCCAAATATGCCGGAAGTTCAATCAAACCCGAACGAGTCAACGGAAAACATGGACGTGCATTACCAAAATAACAATACTGTTGAAGGAGACATGTCAGAAGACAACGGGATCATATTACCATACAATACATTATACTCTCAGGTTGAAATACATCCGAAACCTAGTGATTTCGAATGTAACAGTTCAGGAGAGCAATGTTACTATCAATGTGTAAACACGGAGGATGAAATATCTTCTGATGAGAAAAACAAAACGGTTAGCTTTGTTGAgagtgcatacacagacacagcgAAAACAACAGAACCGTTATTTGACATACAAAGAAACTTAATGGAATCGGTTGTTGGAAATAGAGTTGATATATCTGCGATAGATGTTATTGAAACGAGACATTCACCATCTTGTTCCTACGATGAAGATGGACAAAGCATTGAAGAAATTGATACAAATACTGATGTTAAAGATGAAACGGCAGGAACGTCGTCAAGTAGCAGTGTGGTTCATCGGATGGTGGCAAGAACCGTCAAGAAAATTAGTTTACTTAGCGACCTTATCAGGCAATGGAAATGTAATGCTAAAGAAAAAGATTGCTTTGACGAATTACAGGTAAGCACTAATTGTTACCGTTTACCAGGAAAGATGCTTCTACTGTTATTGTTTCTTCTGTTGCTGCTAATTATAGATAAGCACTAA
- the LOC106880605 gene encoding basic proline-rich protein translates to MPPTTSPPAPAVQQNPIKPPPPGSLPMGPPPGAPYNMPMTPPTTPGQPHQQGPYQVPYGPPRPQGPPGQPPMNYPAQGPPPRYPGPPGPPGPPMQRPPGPPGPPGQPGQPPMQYPPRYPGPPGPPGQPGQPGQPPMQRPPYQYPPYPPPGQQPMQQRPPGPPVQAPMYPPRQGGPPPQGQPGYPPQDPRMQMYPYGVPPPPRPQGPPPPPSGPPVITITEAPKADEEKKDDAKKTEEKKADAKKTEEKKADAKKTEEKKADAKKTEEKKADAKKAEEKKDDAKKPGEKKTESGKVSDKKADEKSVGKTVEKKSDDRKPTAKETEPGKSEPGKPVSVQKTQFKPKSPMNPVAKSEKPQAGKYGYNPVGGPPPSPKKSKVPAGQTQSKKEEPKTTGKYGYNPVGGPPPSPKRSRPPPVVQPAKKQETSTAGKYGYNPVGGTPTSPNIVKSSVVPRKHNYVPPTSPISFIPTAKPPVTNTGEKPRQFGYKPVGGPPLSPKATHTSFQPTNVEIVKGTDPRKSRSQEPTRPPPKKVVPPPTRPPPITDPKKAPPPRQSGPATKQSAPASKQGVPASKQTASASRQSMPAPKIEVIEKKPEPKKSEPAVSKKPAPEASSKPTDKPPQATVTKEKKEEKLEPKPAEKPAEAIVSKSEEKPKTVSKEDKKVVEKEKKTEDVPADKKEEATGRKDTFRASRVNETLTSHYQKHLIDYIDTDGAKLFCFKVLALLRVKVAPQFLGLKSSIK, encoded by the exons ATGCCGCCAACAACAAGTCCTCCGGCGCCAGCTGTTCAACAGAACCCCATTAAGCCGCCACCCCCAGGAAGTCTTCCGATGGGTCCACCGCCTGGAGCTCCTTACAACATGCCGATGACACCGCCGACGACCCCGGGCCAGCCGCATCAGCAAGGGCCTTATCAAGTTCCGTATGGTCCCCCTCGTCCCCAAGGCCCTCCTGGTCAACCGCCTATGAATTATCCTGCTCAAGGACCACCTCCACGATACCCTGGGCCTCCAGGCCCTCCAGGCCCTCCAATGCAAAGACCTCCAGGACCACCTGGCCCGCCAGGACAACCTGGTCAACCGCCGATGCAATATCCTCCGAGATATCCAGGTCCGCCGGGTCCGCCAGGCCAACCAGGCCAACCAGGCCAGCCTCCGATGCAAAGGCCACCCTATCAATATCCTCCCTATCCACCACCTGGACAACAACCGATGCAACAGAGGCCTCCGGGACCACCTGTTCAAGCTCCAATGTATCCTCCAAGACAAGGTGGACCTCCACCCCAAGGACAACCAGGATACCCTCCTCAAGATCCGCGAATGCAAATGTATCCCTACGGAGTCCCACCGCCTCCACGTCCTCAagggccaccaccaccaccttcgggTCCCCCAGTAATTACTATAACTGAAGCACCTAAAGCTGATGAAGAGAAGAAAGACGATGCGAAAAAGACCGAAGAGAAAAAAGCTGATGCGAAAAAGACCGAAGAGAAAAAAGCTGATGCGAAAAAGACCGAAGAGAAAAAAGCTGATGCGAAAAAGACCGAAGAGAAAAAGGCTGATGCTAAAAAGGCTGAAGAGAAAAAAGACGATGCCAAAAAGCCTGGTGAGAAAAAAACCGAAAGTGGAAAAGTTAGCGACAAAAAAGCTGACGAGAAAAGTGTTGGCAAAACTGTTGAGAAGAAAAGTGATGACAGGAAACCAACGGCAAAAGAAACCGAGCCTGGAAAATCTGAACCGGGTAAACCAGTCAGTGTTCAGAAAACTCAATTTAAACCGAAATCTCCTATGAACCCTGTTGCAAAGTCAGAAAAACCACAAGCAGGAAAATACGGTTATAATCCAGTTGGTGGTCCACCGCCTTCACCAAAGAAAAGCAAGGTGCCAGCAGGTCAAACACAATCCAAGAAAGAAGAGCCGAAAACGACTGGCAAATATGGCTATAATCCTGTTGGAGGTCCACCTCCCTCACCAAAAAGGTCAAGACCACCACCAGTTGTTCAGCCAGCGAAAAAACAAGAAACTTCTACTGCTGGAAAATATGGTTACAATCCAGTCGGTGGAACTCCGACATCACCTAATATCGTAAAATCATCTGTAGTTCCGCGAAAGCATAACTATGTTCCTCCAACTAGTCCAATCTCCTTTATACCGACAGCGAAACCTCCTGTTACGAACACCGGTGAAAAGCCGCGACAATTTGGTTACAAACCCGTCGGCGGGCCTCCGCTTTCCCCCAAAGCCACGCACACTTCTTTCCAACCGACTAATGTAGAGATCGTTAAAGGAACTGATCCTAGAAAGTCAAGATCCCAAGAACCAACTAGACCACCTCCGAAAAAAGTGGTTCCACCACCAACGAGACCTCCACCGATTACAGACCCAAAGAAAGCCCCACCTCCAAGACAAAGCGGGCCAGCGACTAAACAAAGTGCGCCAGCATCAAAACAAGGTGTACCAGCTTCAAAACAAACTGCGTCAGCTTCAAGACAAAGTATGCCGGCACCAAAGATTGAAGTTATTGAGAAAAAACCTGAACCAAAGAAAAGTGAGCCGGCAGTTTCGAAAAAACCTGCACCGGAAGCATCATCTAAACCAACAGACAAACCACCCCAGGCTACggtaaccaaagaaaaaaaagaagagaagttgGAGCCAAAACCTGCCGAAAAACCGGCGGAAGCGATAGTGtcaaaatcagaagaaaaaccGAAAACAGTatcaaaagaagacaaaaaagtagttgaaaaagagaagaaaactgaAGATGTACCGGCTGATAAAAAGGAGGAAGCTACTGGCAGGAAAGACA CTTTTCGTGCTTCCAGAGTAAATGAAACACTTACCAGTCATTACCAAAAACATTTAATTGACTATATAGATACGGACGGCGCGAAACTTTTCTGCTTTAAGGTTTTAGCTTTACTTCGAGTAAAAGTTGCACCACAATTTTTGGggttaaaatcaagtataaagtAG